The Paracoccus sp. MA genome contains a region encoding:
- a CDS encoding MgtC/SapB family protein — protein MLDMLAGEFSRPMSLPASVVALRLTMAVLLGGVIGWEREVKSRAAGLRTHMLIALAAACFTLVAMELVNFTPENESQQRTDPLRLIEAVTAGVAFLAAGSIVINKGNVRGITTGASMWLCGAIGLCCGTGDLRLALMATGMAMVVLYLIRVAISPAAREVAGGDED, from the coding sequence ATGCTGGACATGCTGGCGGGCGAGTTCTCGCGCCCCATGAGCCTGCCCGCCAGCGTGGTCGCCCTGCGGCTGACCATGGCGGTTCTGCTTGGCGGGGTGATCGGCTGGGAGCGCGAGGTCAAGTCGCGCGCCGCCGGGCTGCGCACGCATATGCTGATCGCGCTGGCGGCGGCCTGCTTCACGCTGGTGGCGATGGAACTGGTCAATTTCACCCCGGAGAACGAGAGTCAGCAGCGCACCGACCCCTTGCGGCTGATCGAGGCGGTGACCGCGGGCGTGGCCTTTCTGGCCGCGGGCTCGATCGTCATCAACAAGGGCAATGTGCGCGGCATCACCACAGGCGCCTCGATGTGGCTGTGCGGCGCCATCGGGCTGTGCTGCGGAACCGGCGACCTGCGGCTGGCACTGATGGCCACCGGCATGGCGATGGTGGTGCTGTATCTGATCCGGGTGGCGATCAGCCCCGCCGCCCGCGAAGTGGCCGGCGGCGACGAGGATTAG